One genomic segment of Methanobacterium spitsbergense includes these proteins:
- the acs gene encoding acetate--CoA ligase, which produces MKRDTTVLLDEKRIFKPNVETVERAHVKNWETEIEKGKNFEKYWEEKAEDLDWFERWDQVLDESNKPFFKWFVNGKINLAYNAVDRWINTEKRNQVAILYVNERGDEKKLTYYELYREVNKMANGLKNLGVKKGDTVSMYLPMCPELLISMLACNKIGAVHSVVYSGLSVGAFVERMNDAKVKILITADGTYRRGKIIDLKKISDEAMLQCPTIETVIVVKHTGSKIDISDLSGREIFYERLIEGEPAECECEPMDSEDPLFILYTSGSTGKPKGVLHTTGGYMVGVSTTLKNIFDIHENDMWWCTGDIGWITGHSYVIYGPLLLGTTTVVYEGAPDYPDPGAWWNIVEKYGVTKFYTAPTAIRHLMRFGNKYPNLYNLSSLKILGTVGEPINPEAWMWYYKNVGKEKAPIMDTWWQTETGMHLISPLPSAYLKPGSATKAVPGVDADVVDEDGNPVPLGKGGYLVIKKPWPAMFRTLYEDEERYKDVYWNQIPGYYKAGDMARKDEDGYFWIQGRSDDVLKIAGHRVGTSEVESAFVSHPAVVEAAVIGKHDPIKGQVIKAFVILREGYKLKTKLIEELNKHVRYELGPVAVIGDIEQVESLPKTRSGKIMRRVLRARELGEDVGDTSTLEE; this is translated from the coding sequence ATGAAACGCGATACAACCGTTTTACTAGATGAAAAAAGGATTTTCAAGCCGAATGTTGAAACGGTGGAAAGAGCCCATGTTAAAAATTGGGAAACTGAAATTGAGAAGGGAAAGAACTTTGAGAAATACTGGGAAGAGAAGGCAGAAGATCTTGATTGGTTCGAAAGATGGGACCAAGTACTTGACGAAAGTAACAAACCATTCTTCAAATGGTTTGTAAACGGAAAGATAAATCTGGCCTACAACGCAGTTGACAGGTGGATCAATACCGAAAAAAGAAACCAAGTAGCAATCCTCTATGTTAACGAAAGAGGGGATGAGAAAAAATTAACCTACTATGAACTCTACCGTGAGGTCAATAAAATGGCCAACGGTCTAAAAAACCTAGGAGTAAAAAAAGGAGATACAGTCTCAATGTATCTTCCAATGTGTCCCGAGCTACTTATTTCAATGCTAGCATGTAACAAAATTGGGGCAGTTCACAGTGTTGTATACTCTGGATTAAGTGTAGGAGCATTTGTTGAAAGGATGAACGATGCTAAGGTCAAGATCCTAATTACTGCCGATGGAACATACAGAAGAGGAAAGATAATCGATCTGAAAAAAATATCAGACGAAGCAATGCTCCAATGTCCTACCATAGAAACAGTTATAGTTGTAAAACACACAGGAAGTAAAATAGACATTTCTGACTTGAGTGGAAGGGAAATATTCTATGAACGACTAATTGAAGGGGAACCAGCAGAATGTGAATGTGAACCTATGGACTCAGAGGATCCACTTTTTATATTATACACCTCTGGAAGTACTGGAAAACCCAAGGGAGTTCTTCACACAACAGGTGGGTATATGGTGGGAGTGTCAACAACACTCAAAAACATTTTTGATATCCATGAAAATGATATGTGGTGGTGTACAGGTGACATAGGATGGATCACAGGTCATAGTTATGTTATATATGGACCTTTACTTTTAGGAACTACTACAGTGGTCTACGAGGGAGCACCGGACTATCCCGACCCAGGTGCATGGTGGAACATAGTTGAAAAATATGGTGTAACCAAGTTTTATACAGCACCAACAGCAATCAGACATCTAATGAGATTCGGTAACAAATACCCCAACCTATACAATCTTTCCTCACTTAAAATACTTGGAACAGTTGGGGAACCCATAAATCCAGAGGCATGGATGTGGTACTATAAAAATGTTGGAAAGGAAAAAGCCCCAATAATGGATACATGGTGGCAAACAGAAACTGGAATGCACCTAATATCTCCTTTACCATCAGCTTACCTGAAACCAGGATCAGCAACCAAAGCAGTACCTGGTGTAGATGCTGATGTTGTGGATGAAGATGGTAACCCTGTACCTCTGGGAAAGGGCGGATATCTGGTAATTAAAAAACCATGGCCCGCAATGTTCAGAACACTTTACGAAGACGAAGAAAGATACAAAGATGTTTACTGGAATCAGATACCAGGATATTACAAAGCAGGAGATATGGCCAGAAAAGACGAAGATGGTTACTTTTGGATACAAGGCAGATCTGATGATGTTTTAAAAATAGCAGGGCATAGGGTAGGTACATCTGAAGTTGAATCGGCATTTGTTAGCCATCCTGCAGTTGTAGAGGCAGCTGTAATTGGAAAACATGACCCAATTAAAGGCCAAGTTATTAAGGCATTTGTAATACTCAGAGAAGGATATAAACTCAAAACCAAACTCATTGAAGAACTCAACAAGCATGTAAGATACGAATTAGGGCCTGTAGCAGTTATAGGAGATATTGAACAGGTAGAATCTCTTCCAAAAACTAGAAGCGGAAAAATTATGAGAAGAGTACTTAGGGCAAG